A DNA window from Halarsenatibacter silvermanii contains the following coding sequences:
- a CDS encoding iron-containing alcohol dehydrogenase → MLDIHRIKSFEMPTRIITGVGCRKELVPALEQEEVTKPLIVTDEGIIEAGLLEKITCLLEEKNIEFEVYSEVEANPDIETVDQGCDIFQEKGCDGLIALGGGSSIDTAKGIGVLDQHGGSIKEYEFGQKPLQRRITSLIALPTTAGTGSEVTMWAVITDHEREIKYNVGGPLIAPQVAIVDPELHVSMPAFITAETGMDALCHAIECYTSHYAQPLTDSVALLAIEYCAKYLRRATANSQDLEARYYMAQAATLAGLSYGSESAGAVHAMAQSLAGIKPEIRHGAAVGALLAPVMEYNWLGRPEKFSRIAEAMEENVWDLTNKEAAIAGIEAIRGLVEDIGIPSLRELGITRDEIPELAQAAEDDPQTVGNPRDVDKNSYKEIYHKALKRK, encoded by the coding sequence ATGCTGGATATCCACAGGATCAAAAGTTTTGAGATGCCTACCAGGATTATCACAGGAGTGGGCTGTCGGAAGGAACTTGTACCTGCTTTAGAACAGGAGGAAGTGACCAAACCTCTGATCGTTACCGACGAAGGAATTATCGAAGCCGGGTTGCTGGAAAAAATAACCTGTCTGCTTGAAGAAAAGAACATCGAGTTTGAAGTTTATTCTGAAGTGGAAGCCAACCCGGATATAGAAACAGTAGATCAGGGTTGTGATATTTTTCAGGAGAAAGGTTGTGATGGGCTGATAGCGCTGGGAGGTGGAAGCTCGATCGATACTGCCAAAGGTATAGGGGTTTTAGATCAGCATGGCGGATCTATTAAAGAATATGAATTCGGGCAAAAACCTCTCCAGAGGAGAATAACTTCCCTTATAGCTCTACCAACCACGGCAGGTACAGGCAGCGAGGTAACCATGTGGGCTGTAATAACCGATCATGAAAGAGAGATCAAATACAATGTGGGAGGACCATTGATAGCCCCTCAGGTTGCCATAGTCGATCCTGAACTGCACGTATCGATGCCGGCTTTTATAACGGCAGAAACAGGAATGGATGCCCTCTGCCACGCCATAGAATGCTATACTTCCCATTATGCTCAGCCTCTGACTGATTCTGTGGCTTTGCTGGCAATAGAATACTGTGCCAAATATCTGAGGCGGGCCACAGCCAATTCTCAGGATCTGGAGGCCAGATATTATATGGCTCAGGCGGCCACTCTGGCCGGGCTTTCTTACGGCAGCGAGAGTGCTGGAGCAGTTCACGCCATGGCCCAGAGTCTGGCAGGCATTAAACCGGAAATAAGACATGGAGCAGCAGTCGGGGCTTTGCTGGCTCCAGTAATGGAGTATAACTGGTTGGGCCGCCCGGAAAAATTCAGCCGCATAGCTGAAGCCATGGAAGAAAATGTCTGGGATCTTACAAATAAGGAAGCTGCAATTGCCGGAATAGAAGCGATCAGAGGACTGGTTGAGGATATAGGGATTCCGTCTTTGAGAGAGCTGGGTATTACCAGAGATGAAATACCAGAGCTGGCTCAGGCCGCTGAAGATGATCCGCAGACGGTGGGCAATCCTCGTGACGTGGATAAAAATAGTTATAAAGAAATTTATCATAAAGCTTTAAAGAGAAAATAA
- a CDS encoding C-GCAxxG-C-C family protein, with product MNQEEKILDEVENAARNNLAEKRTMACSQAVNLALQEKFLNGEINSELVKALAPFAGGTRRNSLCGALVGGIIGIGMKHGVDLENMSRLESLTSSYKPAQEFYEFFEEDNESLNCYDIIGYDLRDDEQREEWLDRDGWNECADRCGRAARKAAKLIIKWDDLKGGE from the coding sequence ATGAATCAGGAAGAAAAAATTTTGGATGAGGTTGAAAATGCGGCGCGGAATAATCTGGCTGAAAAACGCACTATGGCCTGTTCTCAGGCGGTAAATCTGGCTCTGCAGGAAAAATTTCTTAATGGAGAGATAAATTCTGAGCTGGTAAAGGCACTAGCTCCCTTTGCTGGAGGCACCCGGCGCAATTCTTTGTGTGGGGCTTTAGTCGGCGGTATAATCGGTATAGGAATGAAACATGGAGTTGATCTTGAAAATATGTCCCGGCTGGAAAGCCTTACTTCCTCCTATAAACCGGCTCAGGAATTTTATGAGTTTTTCGAAGAAGATAATGAAAGTTTGAACTGCTATGATATTATTGGTTATGATTTGAGGGATGATGAGCAGAGAGAGGAATGGCTTGATCGGGATGGCTGGAATGAGTGTGCTGATCGTTGTGGAAGGGCAGCCCGGAAGGCTGCTAAATTAATAATAAAGTGGGATGATCTGAAGGGGGGCGAATGA
- a CDS encoding 2-keto-4-pentenoate hydratase has translation MDSSIKRELAERLEEAKKTGDPIPPLTNEYPEMTIQDAYDIQNINRGEILKTEELKGRKIGLTSRVMQDNFGVTEPDFGFISESLLTAEKKLGLREHNLIQPKIEAEIAFIMDRDISGPGVNFRDVLQHTYRVVPVFEIIDSRIRDWNIEIQDTIADNASCGLVIIGNGAADPDDIDLRTTGLILTCDGKLQDTAAGAEVFGHPAGSVAWLVNKMSEFDEGLKAGELVLSGSPVAAYKIKQGEFWEAEIGDIGRVTAAF, from the coding sequence ATGGACTCAAGCATCAAAAGAGAGCTGGCTGAGAGGCTTGAAGAAGCTAAAAAAACAGGCGATCCTATCCCGCCTCTCACCAATGAATATCCGGAAATGACCATTCAGGATGCCTATGATATACAAAATATCAACAGGGGAGAGATACTGAAAACTGAAGAGTTAAAGGGTCGCAAAATTGGTTTGACATCCCGAGTAATGCAGGATAATTTTGGCGTGACTGAGCCGGATTTTGGTTTCATATCTGAAAGTTTGCTAACGGCTGAAAAAAAGTTAGGCCTTCGTGAGCACAATTTAATCCAGCCCAAAATTGAGGCTGAGATAGCTTTCATCATGGATAGAGATATTTCCGGTCCCGGGGTTAATTTTAGAGATGTACTGCAGCATACCTACAGAGTAGTTCCAGTCTTTGAGATTATTGACAGCAGAATCAGGGATTGGAATATTGAGATTCAGGACACCATAGCAGATAATGCTTCCTGTGGTCTGGTGATCATAGGAAATGGCGCTGCCGATCCGGATGATATTGATCTGCGCACAACCGGTCTGATATTGACCTGTGATGGCAAACTGCAGGACACAGCGGCCGGAGCAGAAGTTTTCGGACATCCAGCCGGTTCAGTTGCCTGGCTGGTTAATAAGATGTCTGAATTTGATGAGGGTTTAAAGGCGGGAGAGCTCGTACTATCAGGCTCCCCTGTTGCAGCTTATAAAATAAAACAAGGAGAATTTTGGGAAGCAGAAATAGGAGATATAGGTAGGGTTACAGCAGCTTTTTAA
- a CDS encoding redoxin domain-containing protein — translation MLQRVLVSFYPLAWTSVCKNQMVDLENNFQKLQQKK, via the coding sequence ATGCTGCAGAGAGTTCTGGTATCTTTTTATCCTCTGGCCTGGACCAGTGTCTGCAAAAATCAGATGGTCGATCTCGAGAATAATTTTCAAAAACTCCAGCAAAAAAAGTAG
- a CDS encoding site-specific integrase, with protein MAHLIKRGPKKWQVRIESGRDPETGKRKRIYRTVNGTKKEAEKVMAEMIKGGYQEGGNVKLKKYLVDWFEDYRSNVKHNTARLYKGIIYNHLIPSLGELRLNEIKPMHILEYQNQKLSKGSIGDSGGLSNRTVESHHRLLSMALKHAVSPYGLIESNPCQSIKAPTPSSDTNPLSRAEVEKFLESIEGEMLYTAYYLLLNTGMRRSEFTGLKCKDISFERQIIEVERTGQMVGGEFKYQGLKNKSSRRQIALADETAKILKKYKKKNAAFAGGEDPIFITPDGLALRPDYLTQKFKSICRDLNMGEYKLHDLRHTHATWLLEAGINPKVVQERLGHARVETTLNIYSHVSINEQKKAVQKLHNQTNL; from the coding sequence ATGGCCCATTTAATAAAAAGAGGGCCCAAAAAATGGCAAGTCAGAATAGAGAGTGGAAGAGATCCAGAGACGGGAAAGCGTAAACGGATCTATAGAACTGTTAATGGAACAAAAAAAGAAGCCGAAAAAGTCATGGCCGAAATGATTAAGGGTGGCTACCAGGAAGGTGGAAATGTAAAACTTAAAAAATACTTAGTTGATTGGTTTGAAGATTATCGCTCGAATGTAAAGCATAATACAGCCAGGTTATATAAAGGGATAATTTATAATCATTTAATCCCCAGTTTAGGAGAATTAAGGCTGAATGAAATTAAACCGATGCATATCTTAGAATACCAAAACCAAAAATTATCAAAGGGGAGTATAGGAGATTCTGGAGGATTATCCAATAGAACCGTAGAATCACACCACCGCTTACTTTCTATGGCTTTAAAACACGCTGTAAGCCCATATGGACTTATTGAAAGCAACCCTTGTCAGTCGATAAAAGCTCCCACACCTTCTAGCGATACTAATCCTCTTAGCAGAGCAGAAGTCGAAAAATTTTTGGAATCTATCGAAGGCGAAATGCTTTATACCGCCTATTATCTGCTTTTAAATACCGGAATGCGAAGAAGTGAATTCACCGGATTAAAATGTAAGGATATAAGTTTTGAAAGGCAAATTATCGAAGTTGAGCGTACCGGCCAGATGGTGGGAGGAGAATTTAAATATCAAGGATTGAAAAATAAATCATCCAGAAGGCAAATAGCTTTGGCAGATGAAACTGCTAAAATTTTAAAGAAATATAAAAAGAAAAACGCTGCTTTCGCAGGCGGAGAGGATCCTATATTTATAACCCCGGACGGTCTAGCTTTAAGGCCGGACTATTTGACTCAAAAATTTAAGTCTATATGCAGGGACCTAAATATGGGCGAATACAAATTGCATGATTTAAGGCACACTCATGCAACCTGGCTTTTAGAAGCCGGTATAAATCCTAAAGTAGTTCAGGAAAGATTAGGACATGCAAGAGTGGAAACTACTCTAAATATATACTCACATGTTTCTATAAACGAGCAGAAAAAAGCCGTACAAAAATTACACAACCAAACGAATTTATAA